From a single Capsicum annuum cultivar UCD-10X-F1 chromosome 12, UCD10Xv1.1, whole genome shotgun sequence genomic region:
- the LOC107850497 gene encoding hippocampus abundant transcript-like protein 1 isoform X2, which yields MVIVGIFKMIVLPILGQLADEYGRKPLLLITVSTTIIPFGLLTINKSREFVYAYYVLRTISFIISQGSIFCISVAYAADVVEENSRAGVFSWITGLFSASHVLGNVLARFLPVGYIFQVSIGLLIFVPVYMSVFLAETVTPKTEENRSSTLKSNVLKIVQERYNSMRYAANLVTSSPTLKCISLVSFFYELGMSGISSVLLYYLKSAFGFNKNQFSELLMMVGVGSIVSQIVVLPLINPLFGEKVILCMALLSSIAYAMLYGLAWAPWVPYLSASFGVIYILVKPSTYAVISKGALSADQGKAQGFVAGVQAIASLLSPIVMSPLTTWFLSRDAPFNCKGFSILCASLCMVVALCCASTLKVEAPRERAFDENAENIEAPLLT from the exons ATGGTG ATTGTTGGAATTTTCAAGATGATAGTCCTTCCTATCCTAGGTCAGCTTGCTGATGAGTATGGGCGTAAACCACTTCTTCTTATCACTGTATCTACAACAATAATTCCTTTTG GTTTGCTCACCATCAATAAGTCGAGGGAATTTGTCTATGCTTATTATGTCCTGCGGACAATCTCTTTTATCATAAGTCAAGGGAGCATTTTCTGTATCTCTGTTGCTTATGCG GCAGATGTTGTTGAAGAGAATAGTAGAGCTGGAGTTTTTAGTTGGATTACAGGCCTTTTTTCTGCATCCCATGTTTTGGGAAATGTCCTCGCACGTTTCCTACCAGTTGGCTACATTTTCCAG GTTTCAATAGGTCTTTTGATCTTTGTTCCTGTTTATATGTCAGTGTTTCTAGCAGAGACTGTAACACCAAAAACAGAGGAGAACCGAAGTTCGACACTAAAGAGCAACGTACTGAAGATTGTCCAGGAACGATATAACTCGATGAGATATGCTGCAAATCTTGTCACTAGCAG TCCAACACTGAAGTGCATTTCTCTCGTTTCTTTCTTCTACGAGCTGGGAATGTCGGGGATCAGCAGTGTTTTGCTG TACTATCTGAAATCAGCCTTTGGCTTCAACAAGAATCAGTTCTCAGAACTTTTGATGATGGTGGGAGTAGGTTCCATAGTCTCACAG ATTGTGGTGCTTCCTCTTATCAATCCTCTTTTTGGCGAGAAAGTGATACTTTGTATGGCGTTGCTTTCATCAATAGCCTAT GCAATGCTTTATGGATTAGCATGGGCACCTTGG GTTCCATATTTAAGTGCTTCTTTTGGGGTCATCTACATCCTTGTTAAACCTTCT ACTTATGCTGTAATATCTAAAGGAGCACTTTCAGCAGATCAG GGCAAAGCACAGGGATTTGTTGCTGGCGTTCAAGCAATCGCGAGTTTGTTATCTCCAATTGTAATGAGTCCGCTGACCA CATGGTTTTTGTCCCGTGACGCGCCTTTCAACTGCAAAGGATTCAGTATACTTTGTGCTTCTTTATGCATg GTGGTTGCATTGTGTTGTGCCTCCACGCTAAAAGTCGAGGCACCACGAGAGAGGGCATTCGACGAAAATGCAGAGAACATTGAAGCACCACTTTTGACATGA
- the LOC107850497 gene encoding hippocampus abundant transcript-like protein 1 isoform X1, which produces MGIESMRKLKPLLHLLLPLCVHWIAEEMTVSVLVDVTTSALCPGQSTCSEAIYINGVQQTIVGIFKMIVLPILGQLADEYGRKPLLLITVSTTIIPFGLLTINKSREFVYAYYVLRTISFIISQGSIFCISVAYAADVVEENSRAGVFSWITGLFSASHVLGNVLARFLPVGYIFQVSIGLLIFVPVYMSVFLAETVTPKTEENRSSTLKSNVLKIVQERYNSMRYAANLVTSSPTLKCISLVSFFYELGMSGISSVLLYYLKSAFGFNKNQFSELLMMVGVGSIVSQIVVLPLINPLFGEKVILCMALLSSIAYAMLYGLAWAPWVPYLSASFGVIYILVKPSTYAVISKGALSADQGKAQGFVAGVQAIASLLSPIVMSPLTTWFLSRDAPFNCKGFSILCASLCMVVALCCASTLKVEAPRERAFDENAENIEAPLLT; this is translated from the exons ATGGGGATTGAGAGTATGAGAAAGCTGAAGCCTTTGTTGCATTTGTTGTTGCCATTATGTGTTCATTGGATTGCTGAAGAGATGACTGTTTCTGTGCTTGTTGATGTTACTACTAGTGCTCTTTGTCCAGGCCAATCTACTTGTTCTGAGGCTATTTACATCAATGGTGTTCAACAAACA ATTGTTGGAATTTTCAAGATGATAGTCCTTCCTATCCTAGGTCAGCTTGCTGATGAGTATGGGCGTAAACCACTTCTTCTTATCACTGTATCTACAACAATAATTCCTTTTG GTTTGCTCACCATCAATAAGTCGAGGGAATTTGTCTATGCTTATTATGTCCTGCGGACAATCTCTTTTATCATAAGTCAAGGGAGCATTTTCTGTATCTCTGTTGCTTATGCG GCAGATGTTGTTGAAGAGAATAGTAGAGCTGGAGTTTTTAGTTGGATTACAGGCCTTTTTTCTGCATCCCATGTTTTGGGAAATGTCCTCGCACGTTTCCTACCAGTTGGCTACATTTTCCAG GTTTCAATAGGTCTTTTGATCTTTGTTCCTGTTTATATGTCAGTGTTTCTAGCAGAGACTGTAACACCAAAAACAGAGGAGAACCGAAGTTCGACACTAAAGAGCAACGTACTGAAGATTGTCCAGGAACGATATAACTCGATGAGATATGCTGCAAATCTTGTCACTAGCAG TCCAACACTGAAGTGCATTTCTCTCGTTTCTTTCTTCTACGAGCTGGGAATGTCGGGGATCAGCAGTGTTTTGCTG TACTATCTGAAATCAGCCTTTGGCTTCAACAAGAATCAGTTCTCAGAACTTTTGATGATGGTGGGAGTAGGTTCCATAGTCTCACAG ATTGTGGTGCTTCCTCTTATCAATCCTCTTTTTGGCGAGAAAGTGATACTTTGTATGGCGTTGCTTTCATCAATAGCCTAT GCAATGCTTTATGGATTAGCATGGGCACCTTGG GTTCCATATTTAAGTGCTTCTTTTGGGGTCATCTACATCCTTGTTAAACCTTCT ACTTATGCTGTAATATCTAAAGGAGCACTTTCAGCAGATCAG GGCAAAGCACAGGGATTTGTTGCTGGCGTTCAAGCAATCGCGAGTTTGTTATCTCCAATTGTAATGAGTCCGCTGACCA CATGGTTTTTGTCCCGTGACGCGCCTTTCAACTGCAAAGGATTCAGTATACTTTGTGCTTCTTTATGCATg GTGGTTGCATTGTGTTGTGCCTCCACGCTAAAAGTCGAGGCACCACGAGAGAGGGCATTCGACGAAAATGCAGAGAACATTGAAGCACCACTTTTGACATGA